In Alteromonas naphthalenivorans, one DNA window encodes the following:
- the ybaK gene encoding Cys-tRNA(Pro) deacylase, with translation MTPAITLLKKKRIAHTILKYDHDSKAPSYGLEAADKLSLNPSAVFKTLVVCDETNKLAVALVPVNTTLSEKKLAKVLRVKKITMAPSDTVVASTGYLLGGVSPLGQKKRLATVLHESALAHEMIYVSAGKRGLELEIPPQRIINLTQAKTAQIAAD, from the coding sequence ATGACTCCTGCTATTACTCTGTTAAAGAAAAAGCGTATTGCGCATACTATTTTAAAGTACGACCACGACAGCAAGGCGCCCTCTTATGGTTTAGAAGCCGCCGATAAGCTAAGTCTTAACCCAAGTGCAGTATTCAAAACCTTGGTGGTGTGCGATGAAACTAATAAATTAGCCGTAGCGCTGGTGCCCGTAAACACCACACTAAGCGAAAAAAAGCTGGCAAAGGTACTTAGGGTTAAAAAAATTACCATGGCACCTAGCGACACCGTGGTTGCCAGTACCGGCTATTTATTAGGTGGAGTAAGCCCATTAGGGCAGAAAAAACGCCTAGCAACTGTGTTGCATGAAAGCGCATTAGCACACGAGATGATTTACGTAAGTGCAGGTAAGCGGGGTTTAGAACTAGAAATACCCCCGCAACGCATCATTAACTTAACGCAAGCTAAGACCGCTCAGATTGCCGCCGACTAG
- a CDS encoding type II toxin-antitoxin system RelE/ParE family toxin encodes MDKAVKELMDDPLLGEQKKGDLAFLRVYKFKMVKQLTLLGYSYEDGTVILELIALGSHENFYRDVKKLF; translated from the coding sequence TTGGATAAAGCTGTAAAGGAACTGATGGACGATCCTCTACTAGGAGAGCAAAAAAAAGGCGACCTAGCCTTTCTTCGCGTGTACAAGTTCAAGATGGTTAAACAGTTAACCTTACTCGGCTACAGCTACGAGGATGGCACTGTAATACTTGAATTGATAGCACTTGGCTCTCATGAAAACTTTTACCGCGATGTTAAAAAATTATTCTGA
- a CDS encoding TA system antitoxin ParD family protein has product MATASVRLDQNLVEKATIMGKALNRTMPKQIEHWAKIGEMMEDNPDLPYEFVKQAIISKAEKEAGKLEPYDFG; this is encoded by the coding sequence ATGGCAACAGCGAGCGTAAGACTAGACCAGAATTTAGTTGAGAAAGCGACCATTATGGGAAAAGCATTAAACCGAACTATGCCAAAACAGATTGAGCATTGGGCAAAGATAGGCGAAATGATGGAAGATAATCCTGATTTACCATACGAATTCGTAAAACAGGCAATTATTTCCAAAGCGGAAAAAGAGGCAGGAAAGTTAGAGCCTTACGATTTTGGCTAA
- the ihfA gene encoding integration host factor subunit alpha, protein MALTKAEMAEHLFEKLGINKRDAKDLVELFFEEIKGALEAGEQVKLSGFGNFDLRDKNERPGRNPKTGEDIPIKARRVVTFRPGQKLKSRVENSSPIDQ, encoded by the coding sequence ATGGCATTGACCAAAGCCGAGATGGCTGAACACCTATTCGAAAAGTTAGGCATTAACAAGCGTGATGCTAAAGATCTGGTAGAGCTTTTTTTCGAAGAGATAAAAGGCGCTTTAGAAGCTGGTGAGCAAGTAAAACTGTCAGGTTTTGGCAACTTCGACTTGCGTGATAAAAACGAACGTCCGGGCCGGAACCCTAAAACCGGTGAAGACATTCCAATTAAAGCGCGTCGGGTGGTAACTTTCCGCCCGGGTCAGAAATTGAAGAGTCGCGTAGAAAACTCTTCGCCTATCGACCAGTAA
- the pheT gene encoding phenylalanine--tRNA ligase subunit beta: MKFSEKWLREWVNPALSANELSEQLSMAGLEVDGVEPVAGEFSGVLVGEVVECGQHPNADKLRVTKVNVGDGEFRDIVCGAPNCREGIKVAVAVVGAVLPGNFKIKKAKLRGEPSMGMLCSFSELGISDDHDGIIELPADAPVGTNIREYLDLDDTSIEVDLTPNRADCLGIRGIAREVGVLNNLDVCEPAISPVAATIDDSIAINLSAPEACPRYVGRVLRNVNVAAATPLWLSEKLRRCGIRSIDPIVDVTNFILLELGQPMHAFNLASIEGSVNVRMANKGETLTLLDETEAKLNDDTLVIADDNKALAMAGIFGGLHSGVNTETKDILLESAFFSRDAIMGRARQYGLHTDASHRYERGVDSQLQRNAMERATALILDICGGEAGPVVEACEEDKLPKQASVLLRRDRLARVLGITIDDAQVLEMLERLGLDVVQTNEGWEAKAPSYRFDIAIEEDLIEEVARVYGYNNIPHVAPTAALSMLPSQEAVLPINTMKSLLLSRGYNEAITYSFVDPKIQSALFPDAKSMVLPHPISSDMSVMRVSLWPGLLGATAYNQKRQQGRVRLFETGLRFIPQQDTPNGVLQQQVIGGVVAGRRNEEHWDLGDNPVDFFDAKADVEALLALTGKTGEFSFVSAQHSALHPGMTAKILLNDEEVGYIGAIHPQFTKLLGVNGRVFVFELEVEAVVARKLPSAAPVSRFPSNRRDIAITVKDEVSVGNILSYIEKIGVNQLVGLNLFDVYKGKGIEPGYKSLALSLHLQDPEKTLEEAEIQQAVDTVVKGLESEFEAALRE, translated from the coding sequence ATGAAATTCAGTGAAAAGTGGTTAAGAGAATGGGTTAACCCTGCTTTGTCGGCTAACGAACTGTCTGAACAGTTAAGCATGGCTGGCCTTGAAGTTGATGGTGTTGAACCTGTTGCTGGCGAATTTAGCGGCGTATTAGTAGGTGAGGTGGTTGAATGTGGCCAGCACCCGAATGCCGATAAATTACGTGTTACTAAAGTAAACGTAGGTGACGGTGAGTTTCGCGACATTGTTTGCGGTGCCCCGAATTGCCGTGAAGGCATTAAAGTAGCCGTTGCTGTAGTAGGCGCGGTACTGCCTGGTAACTTTAAAATTAAAAAAGCAAAACTACGTGGCGAACCTTCTATGGGTATGTTGTGTAGTTTTTCTGAGCTAGGCATTAGCGACGATCACGATGGCATTATTGAATTGCCAGCCGATGCCCCAGTAGGCACGAACATTCGTGAATACCTAGACCTAGACGATACTTCTATTGAAGTTGATTTAACCCCTAACCGAGCAGACTGCTTAGGTATTCGTGGTATTGCCCGCGAAGTAGGCGTGTTGAACAACTTAGATGTATGCGAGCCGGCTATTAGCCCTGTGGCAGCCACTATTGACGATAGCATTGCTATTAACTTAAGCGCGCCAGAAGCGTGCCCACGTTATGTAGGTCGTGTGCTGCGTAACGTTAATGTAGCAGCCGCTACGCCGCTATGGTTAAGCGAAAAGCTTCGCCGCTGTGGTATTCGTAGCATCGACCCTATTGTAGATGTCACCAACTTTATCTTGTTAGAGCTTGGCCAACCTATGCACGCGTTTAACCTTGCGTCTATTGAAGGTAGCGTAAACGTGCGTATGGCGAATAAGGGTGAAACCCTTACGTTGCTAGATGAAACCGAAGCTAAGCTTAACGACGATACCTTGGTGATTGCTGACGACAACAAAGCCCTTGCTATGGCGGGTATTTTTGGTGGTTTACATTCAGGTGTAAACACAGAAACCAAAGATATTTTGCTAGAAAGTGCGTTCTTTAGCCGCGATGCCATTATGGGCCGTGCACGTCAGTATGGTTTACATACCGATGCGTCGCACCGCTACGAGCGTGGCGTAGACTCACAACTTCAACGTAACGCTATGGAGCGTGCTACTGCCCTTATCTTAGATATTTGTGGTGGTGAAGCAGGGCCGGTTGTTGAAGCCTGTGAAGAAGACAAATTGCCTAAGCAGGCCAGTGTTTTATTACGACGTGATCGTTTAGCCCGCGTGTTGGGTATAACCATTGATGATGCTCAAGTGCTTGAAATGCTTGAACGTCTTGGTTTAGACGTTGTCCAAACCAATGAAGGTTGGGAAGCGAAGGCGCCAAGCTATCGTTTCGACATTGCGATTGAAGAAGACTTAATAGAAGAAGTAGCGCGTGTGTATGGCTATAACAACATTCCACATGTTGCGCCAACCGCTGCATTGTCTATGTTGCCTTCTCAAGAAGCGGTGTTGCCGATTAACACCATGAAGTCGTTATTATTGAGCCGTGGCTATAATGAAGCGATTACATATTCGTTTGTCGACCCTAAAATTCAAAGTGCACTATTTCCTGATGCGAAAAGCATGGTATTGCCGCATCCTATTTCGTCAGACATGTCTGTGATGCGTGTTAGCTTGTGGCCTGGGTTACTAGGTGCAACGGCTTACAACCAAAAGCGTCAACAGGGCAGAGTACGTTTGTTTGAAACTGGATTACGCTTTATTCCTCAACAAGATACGCCTAATGGTGTATTGCAACAGCAGGTTATTGGTGGTGTTGTAGCAGGGCGTCGTAACGAAGAGCACTGGGACTTAGGCGACAACCCAGTAGATTTCTTTGATGCAAAAGCAGATGTAGAGGCATTACTGGCCTTAACGGGTAAAACCGGTGAGTTTAGTTTTGTAAGTGCTCAACATAGTGCGTTGCATCCAGGTATGACTGCAAAAATTTTGCTTAATGATGAAGAAGTTGGCTATATTGGTGCTATACATCCACAGTTTACAAAATTGTTGGGTGTTAATGGTCGGGTATTTGTGTTCGAGCTTGAAGTGGAAGCTGTTGTCGCACGTAAATTACCGTCTGCCGCGCCTGTATCGCGCTTCCCATCGAACCGCCGTGATATTGCTATTACGGTGAAAGATGAAGTGAGTGTAGGAAATATTCTTTCTTACATAGAAAAAATTGGCGTAAATCAACTAGTTGGCTTAAACTTGTTTGACGTGTACAAAGGCAAGGGAATTGAACCTGGTTACAAGAGCCTTGCTTTGTCACTTCACTTACAAGATCCGGAAAAAACCTTGGAAGAAGCTGAAATTCAGCAGGCTGTAGATACTGTGGTTAAAGGTCTGGAATCTGAGTTTGAGGCCGCGTTAAGAGAGTAA
- the pheS gene encoding phenylalanine--tRNA ligase subunit alpha, with translation MELDAIINQAKELIDAAQDAATLDQVRVEFMGKKGKLTDLLKGLGKLSNEERPAAGQKINVAKQQIQQAISAKGEALRSEELNKKLAEEAIDVTLPGRTEAPGNLHPVSRTIARIESFFGELGFAVKTGPEIEDGFHNFDALNIPANHPARADHDTFYFNPDMMLRTQTSGVQIRTMEAEQPPLRIISPGRVYRNDYDQTHTPMFHQVEGLMVDKNVSFTDLKGILHDFLHHFFEESLEVRFRPSYFPFTEPSAEVDVMGKNGQWLEVLGCGMVHPNVLKAVNIDPEEYTGFAFGMGVERLTMLRYGVNDLRSFFENDLRFLKQFN, from the coding sequence ATGGAGCTTGACGCTATTATCAATCAGGCAAAAGAACTGATTGACGCTGCACAAGATGCAGCCACACTAGACCAAGTTAGGGTCGAATTCATGGGTAAGAAAGGTAAACTTACCGACTTACTTAAAGGGCTTGGGAAGCTTTCTAACGAAGAGCGCCCAGCGGCTGGTCAAAAAATTAACGTGGCCAAACAGCAAATTCAACAAGCTATTTCTGCAAAAGGCGAAGCCCTGCGCAGTGAAGAGCTAAACAAGAAGCTTGCTGAAGAAGCCATTGATGTTACGTTACCTGGCCGTACTGAAGCGCCGGGCAACTTGCATCCGGTTAGCCGTACCATTGCGCGTATTGAATCGTTCTTTGGCGAGTTGGGTTTTGCGGTTAAAACCGGCCCTGAAATTGAAGATGGTTTTCATAACTTCGATGCCTTGAACATTCCGGCTAATCACCCAGCGCGTGCCGATCACGACACCTTCTATTTTAATCCAGACATGATGCTGCGTACCCAAACATCGGGTGTTCAAATTCGTACTATGGAAGCTGAACAGCCGCCGCTACGTATTATTTCACCTGGGCGTGTTTATCGTAACGATTACGATCAAACCCATACGCCTATGTTCCATCAGGTTGAAGGCTTGATGGTAGACAAAAACGTTAGCTTTACCGACCTTAAAGGTATTTTGCACGACTTCTTGCATCACTTCTTTGAAGAGTCGCTTGAAGTGCGTTTTCGTCCGTCTTACTTTCCGTTTACCGAACCGTCTGCCGAAGTAGATGTGATGGGTAAAAACGGTCAGTGGTTAGAAGTATTAGGTTGCGGAATGGTACACCCAAATGTACTTAAGGCCGTAAACATCGACCCTGAAGAATACACTGGCTTTGCCTTTGGTATGGGCGTAGAGCGTTTAACCATGTTGCGCTATGGCGTGAATGATTTGCGTTCGTTTTTTGAAAACGATCTTCGTTTCCTTAAACAGTTCAACTAA
- a CDS encoding zinc-dependent metalloprotease family protein gives MASFKIFTGRKLIFGSVLWAATNYVYGVPIDQFMLINPIQICDDNGANCASSPLSIQKTQEIYEQAGVASIFLPTQSINDSSLLTVNGITDVNLLGNGQSSNANTLNVWFVDSLNSAPNTTLFGQAYINGNGAVINSDAVTATGRSDTVAHEIGHNLGLGHSNFGAGDADNVLTTGSNRDAPADQLTQAQIDQIRASRFTNDAPEVTVDLRGSTPFNTDDFFDISFDTGPAGISLTKFTIDLAPANAFFDTTNDAPGNSGSGLRTSGFTGVSLADMVFNGMTNGSQSMSIDIAPGKFTVGDSFAFGSDIDLFSAIDRYGATPSELVGIKFGFEFDIGLSLETVLDSDLVTGSLDPSQLNSFFGSPISFGPQVSAGQLPPGSTNLVAGTPVLTSVPTPGTLTLFVFGIMLAFSRKSKV, from the coding sequence ATGGCTAGCTTTAAAATTTTTACCGGAAGAAAATTGATTTTTGGCAGTGTACTCTGGGCTGCAACTAATTATGTTTACGGTGTGCCGATTGACCAGTTTATGTTAATCAATCCTATACAGATATGTGATGATAATGGTGCGAACTGTGCAAGTTCACCTTTGTCTATCCAAAAAACACAAGAAATTTATGAGCAAGCTGGTGTAGCGTCAATATTTTTACCAACGCAGTCAATCAATGATTCTAGCCTCCTTACTGTAAATGGTATAACTGACGTAAATTTATTGGGGAATGGCCAGTCGAGTAATGCGAACACATTAAATGTCTGGTTTGTCGACTCACTCAATTCCGCTCCTAATACTACTTTGTTTGGACAAGCTTATATTAATGGGAATGGAGCTGTCATCAATTCAGATGCTGTTACGGCCACAGGTAGGTCGGATACTGTAGCACACGAGATTGGCCATAATTTAGGGCTTGGTCATTCCAATTTTGGTGCCGGTGATGCTGATAATGTACTTACAACTGGCTCTAACCGTGATGCTCCGGCAGATCAACTAACGCAGGCCCAAATTGACCAAATTCGAGCTAGCAGGTTTACAAATGATGCACCAGAAGTAACGGTAGATTTAAGAGGTTCTACACCCTTCAATACTGATGATTTTTTCGACATTAGTTTTGATACAGGTCCAGCTGGAATTAGCTTAACTAAATTCACAATTGATTTAGCTCCCGCTAATGCTTTTTTTGACACAACGAATGATGCGCCTGGAAACTCTGGTAGCGGGTTAAGAACAAGTGGTTTTACGGGCGTCTCTTTGGCTGATATGGTATTTAACGGCATGACCAATGGCAGTCAGTCTATGTCAATAGATATTGCGCCTGGTAAATTTACGGTTGGCGATTCGTTTGCGTTCGGCTCTGATATAGATCTTTTCAGCGCAATCGATCGATATGGTGCAACCCCTTCAGAATTAGTTGGTATTAAATTTGGCTTTGAATTCGATATCGGCCTTTCGTTGGAAACGGTTCTAGACAGCGATCTCGTCACCGGTTCTCTTGACCCTTCACAATTAAACTCATTTTTTGGTAGCCCTATATCATTTGGCCCTCAAGTTTCTGCTGGACAACTTCCGCCTGGGAGTACAAATTTAGTAGCTGGAACACCAGTACTAACAAGCGTTCCTACCCCTGGAACTCTAACACTCTTTGTTTTCGGAATAATGCTCGCTTTTTCTCGAAAGTCTAAAGTTTAG
- a CDS encoding glycosyltransferase family 2 protein, whose protein sequence is MSKITLVVPVLNEQEVIEIFYNKVKAELSQYQTEIVFVDDGSTDSTLSIIEKLASEDALVVPLSLSRNFGKEAALFAGLEHATGDAIIPIDVDLQDPIEVVHELIEKWKEGFEVVLAKRVSRNSDTYLKKKTAQWFYSLHNKISYTKIEENVGDFRLMDKSIVENIIMLDERNLFMKAVLSWVGGNTAIVTYSREERAAGETKFNGWKLWNLALEGITSFSTVPLRVWTYVGLFIAFMSFLYGGFMIIDKLIWGNEVQGYPSLIVSVLFLGGIQLIGIGVLGEYIGRIYVETKRRPRYLLRNKRPDKNS, encoded by the coding sequence GTGAGTAAAATAACATTAGTCGTTCCAGTATTGAACGAGCAGGAAGTCATAGAGATTTTTTACAACAAGGTAAAGGCGGAGCTTAGTCAGTACCAAACGGAAATCGTATTTGTAGACGATGGCAGTACCGACAGTACTTTAAGTATTATTGAAAAACTGGCTTCTGAGGATGCATTAGTGGTACCTCTATCACTATCAAGAAATTTTGGGAAAGAAGCGGCTTTATTTGCTGGATTGGAACATGCTACAGGCGACGCAATAATTCCTATAGATGTAGATTTACAAGACCCTATTGAAGTAGTTCATGAGCTTATTGAAAAATGGAAAGAAGGGTTTGAAGTTGTTCTCGCTAAGCGCGTGAGTAGAAATTCTGATACTTATTTGAAGAAAAAGACAGCTCAGTGGTTCTACTCGTTACACAATAAAATTAGTTACACGAAGATAGAAGAAAATGTGGGTGACTTTCGCTTAATGGACAAGAGTATCGTCGAAAACATCATAATGCTCGACGAGCGAAACCTATTTATGAAAGCAGTGCTATCGTGGGTAGGGGGGAACACCGCCATTGTAACTTACTCACGAGAAGAACGTGCGGCTGGTGAGACAAAGTTTAATGGTTGGAAGTTGTGGAACTTAGCCTTAGAAGGGATTACGAGCTTTTCGACAGTACCTTTAAGAGTTTGGACTTATGTAGGTCTATTTATCGCATTTATGTCTTTCCTTTATGGTGGGTTCATGATTATTGATAAGCTAATCTGGGGAAATGAAGTTCAGGGTTACCCCTCCTTAATTGTCTCGGTTCTGTTCTTGGGCGGAATTCAACTCATAGGAATTGGTGTTCTAGGCGAATACATCGGTAGAATATATGTAGAAACAAAGAGAAGGCCTAGGTATTTGCTGAGAAACAAAAGACCTGATAAAAATAGTTAG
- a CDS encoding GtrA family protein translates to MSSIGWFQFRRYFSVGVINTLLHWVIFYLLVSLGLSQAMSNLLAFLVAVTFSYFVNSKVTFNSQYSFIKYVLFTGLMGIIAFTFGLIADYFSVAGIYTLIAFSATSFVLGFIISKVFIFKDPKSE, encoded by the coding sequence GTGAGCTCGATAGGGTGGTTTCAGTTTAGGCGTTATTTTTCAGTGGGGGTTATCAATACCCTATTACACTGGGTAATTTTCTATTTGTTAGTAAGTTTAGGTCTTTCTCAGGCTATGTCTAATCTTTTAGCGTTTCTTGTCGCTGTCACCTTTTCTTATTTCGTAAACAGCAAAGTTACGTTCAATTCGCAATATTCATTCATTAAATACGTGTTGTTTACGGGGCTAATGGGGATTATCGCTTTTACATTTGGCCTAATCGCCGATTATTTTTCGGTAGCTGGTATCTATACTTTAATTGCGTTCTCTGCAACAAGCTTTGTATTGGGTTTCATCATTTCCAAAGTATTTATCTTTAAGGATCCTAAGAGTGAGTAA
- a CDS encoding acyltransferase family protein has translation MEISDKPKISYRPDIDGLRAFAVSAVVLFHCGFYGLSGGFIGVDIFFVISGYLITSLLIRDLTKGDFSLTAFYAKRIRRLYPALVFTLFITLIGGYFIFMPDEFKELGQSAVSVVTYLSNIFFWLKSDYFDGPSELKPLLHTWSLAVEEQFYIIFPLIMILVFKLHKKFRNLALFALLLLSLIACTLYVHIDNSAAFFFMPFRIWEFLAGAMCTLVVRLVVKNTIREIITLIGLLLIALSVIVIDESMLFPGISAIPVCLGTALVIAFNNNETYISKFLAAKPIVFIGKISYSTYLIHWPLVVFYTYYIIREINLVEKITLVFLSFVFGYIIYSTVENRFRKGKITSKESKTTFMYTIAFSVFVACIGGLIHLQDGFKQRFAINEVVSEERPVFRAFSGKCFLSTNESYEKWSGDNCFIGAKQESNHNTLLWGDSHANHLVYGIHSQKEKIKSNILLFASAGCPPIFDAQPNNRPNCAYNNSNVIQVIESHNIDHVVLASNWQYAATQGVELNKLGDTIKTLKALNVKVSLVNQLPIYPINNPEYLILRLSNGKPLNEDWHLKPSKGQKESKQIKQIAYTSNIPVIDSMSTFCDHGECKIIQKGNLMVKDAGHLSELGSSYFISSMLNQNIGFWD, from the coding sequence ATGGAAATTAGTGATAAACCCAAAATTAGTTACAGACCGGATATTGATGGGCTAAGAGCCTTTGCCGTTTCTGCAGTAGTACTATTCCATTGTGGTTTTTATGGCTTATCTGGTGGATTTATAGGCGTCGATATATTCTTTGTTATTTCCGGTTATCTCATAACTTCATTGCTGATCCGTGACCTAACTAAAGGTGATTTTAGTCTTACAGCGTTTTACGCTAAAAGAATTAGACGATTGTATCCCGCGCTTGTTTTTACGTTATTCATTACTCTTATTGGCGGTTATTTCATTTTTATGCCTGACGAATTCAAAGAGTTGGGGCAAAGCGCTGTCAGTGTAGTAACGTATCTATCCAATATTTTTTTCTGGTTAAAAAGTGATTATTTCGATGGACCCTCTGAACTAAAACCACTTCTCCACACTTGGTCTCTTGCTGTGGAAGAACAGTTTTACATCATATTCCCTCTTATAATGATTCTTGTTTTTAAATTGCACAAAAAGTTTAGAAACCTTGCACTATTTGCTCTGCTATTACTTTCTCTAATCGCCTGTACTTTATATGTACATATCGATAACAGCGCCGCATTTTTCTTTATGCCATTTAGAATTTGGGAATTTTTAGCTGGGGCGATGTGTACGCTAGTGGTAAGGCTAGTCGTAAAAAACACTATTCGAGAAATTATTACGCTAATTGGGCTATTATTAATCGCGCTTTCGGTAATTGTCATTGATGAATCTATGCTTTTTCCTGGTATTAGTGCCATACCCGTTTGTTTAGGAACAGCTTTAGTCATAGCCTTCAATAATAATGAAACTTATATAAGCAAATTTCTAGCAGCAAAGCCTATTGTATTTATAGGCAAAATCTCTTACTCAACTTACTTAATACATTGGCCATTAGTAGTGTTTTATACCTACTACATCATTCGTGAAATTAATTTAGTTGAGAAAATCACTCTTGTTTTCCTATCATTTGTTTTTGGTTACATTATTTATTCCACCGTTGAAAATAGATTCAGGAAAGGGAAAATCACTTCAAAAGAATCGAAAACAACGTTTATGTACACCATCGCTTTTTCAGTATTTGTGGCTTGCATTGGTGGGTTAATACACCTTCAGGATGGCTTTAAGCAAAGATTTGCTATTAATGAAGTAGTTAGCGAAGAAAGACCAGTATTCCGCGCTTTTTCAGGTAAGTGTTTCCTGTCCACTAATGAAAGCTATGAAAAATGGTCTGGCGATAATTGTTTTATTGGCGCTAAGCAAGAAAGTAACCATAATACCCTTTTGTGGGGTGACTCTCATGCGAACCATTTGGTTTACGGCATTCATAGTCAGAAAGAAAAAATTAAAAGTAATATTCTTTTGTTTGCCAGTGCAGGCTGCCCTCCTATATTCGATGCGCAACCTAACAATCGACCAAATTGCGCTTACAATAATAGTAATGTAATTCAAGTTATTGAATCTCATAATATTGACCACGTAGTACTTGCATCTAACTGGCAATATGCAGCCACTCAAGGTGTAGAACTAAATAAGTTAGGCGACACAATAAAGACACTTAAAGCATTAAATGTGAAGGTGTCCCTGGTTAATCAACTACCTATCTACCCTATCAATAATCCAGAGTATTTAATTTTGCGTTTGTCCAACGGCAAACCCTTGAATGAAGATTGGCACTTAAAACCAAGTAAAGGCCAGAAAGAAAGCAAACAGATTAAACAAATTGCATACACCTCTAACATTCCAGTTATAGATAGTATGAGTACATTTTGTGATCACGGAGAATGCAAGATAATTCAGAAAGGTAACCTAATGGTGAAAGACGCTGGTCATTTATCAGAGCTTGGAAGCAGCTATTTTATTTCCTCTATGTTGAACCAAAATATAGGCTTCTGGGATTAG
- a CDS encoding glycosyltransferase has product MNLLSKPSFYSEFDVHVALLDDEPIVRTLPDNITLHQLESKRGLFRSFINLMRLQRECKPDLCVSFLVRANVVNAALKLASRNRKVVLCERMHLSSHLDGQFKNMKRVLAGILPKLTYRLADAVIGVSTGVTSDLVENFSVPATKATTIFNPYNLSQIEEHSDIEPEFALPDSFVVSTGRLTPSKNVKGLIDAYLASNESAPLCILGEGEQKEEIEDYIILKNAKQKVLLLGYAENPFAIVSKAKYYVSASLNEGFPNALVEAMVLGLPVIMTNCPSGPAEILNENPQYTSDELTEAKHGLLAPLNNTSELTRAFNLYSEEPIRANYAEKARKRAEDFSIETIANEYWQFLRQTLLQH; this is encoded by the coding sequence GTGAATTTATTGAGTAAACCTTCATTCTACTCTGAGTTTGATGTACATGTTGCTCTTCTAGATGATGAGCCCATCGTTCGCACGCTTCCTGATAACATCACGCTACATCAATTAGAAAGTAAAAGAGGTTTATTTCGTAGTTTTATTAATTTAATGCGCCTTCAGCGCGAGTGTAAACCTGATTTATGCGTTAGTTTTCTGGTTAGGGCTAATGTCGTGAACGCTGCACTTAAATTGGCTTCTAGAAACAGGAAGGTCGTTTTATGTGAGCGCATGCATTTAAGTAGTCATCTAGACGGGCAATTTAAAAACATGAAGCGGGTGTTGGCGGGTATATTACCCAAATTAACCTATCGCCTTGCCGACGCTGTAATTGGTGTATCAACTGGGGTAACAAGTGATCTTGTTGAAAACTTCAGCGTTCCAGCTACCAAAGCCACAACCATATTTAACCCCTACAATCTTTCACAAATTGAAGAGCATTCAGATATTGAACCTGAATTTGCATTGCCTGACTCTTTTGTTGTTAGTACAGGAAGGCTAACGCCAAGCAAAAACGTAAAAGGTCTGATAGATGCTTACTTGGCATCGAACGAGAGCGCTCCCCTATGTATTTTAGGGGAAGGTGAGCAAAAAGAAGAAATAGAAGATTACATTATACTTAAAAATGCGAAGCAGAAAGTGTTACTACTTGGGTATGCTGAAAACCCCTTCGCCATTGTATCAAAAGCCAAATATTATGTTTCCGCATCGTTGAATGAAGGTTTTCCCAATGCGCTTGTAGAGGCCATGGTTTTAGGTTTACCAGTAATAATGACAAACTGCCCTTCTGGACCTGCCGAAATACTAAATGAAAACCCACAATATACGAGTGATGAGCTCACAGAAGCCAAACACGGCTTGTTAGCCCCCCTGAATAACACCTCAGAATTAACTCGAGCCTTTAATCTGTACAGCGAAGAACCTATTCGCGCCAATTACGCTGAAAAAGCTAGGAAACGAGCTGAAGATTTTTCTATAGAAACTATTGCTAATGAATATTGGCAATTTTTGCGACAAACGTTACTACAGCATTGA